A single window of Paenibacillus sp. FSL H8-0537 DNA harbors:
- a CDS encoding 2-dehydropantoate 2-reductase N-terminal domain-containing protein, whose amino-acid sequence MRILFFGRGVISTQYAWAFEQAGHTVEFYVRKGRKETFGSSIELEMWDARRGKKIIKESWNVKLHEEILPNYDLIIVSVNTEQLPEAAQFLSTAAGNTPVLIFNNVWQDLKSSIAPLSMNNVVFGFPGAGGGIADNRLRGGFLKMLFLEKPRAGTEHINQLVKEGFESAHFKINWVKDMQNWLWNHFAMNAAMETEVLKQGSFSALLNHRTLFANVGLNMREMIPVLKARGAKLDAISLMLTKIPPVLLGILFNKVIFAKGSLPRLFVEYNNSKAGFAVLEVVREAKKAGIPLPRLTMAFKNTEYAKEI is encoded by the coding sequence ATGAGAATTTTATTCTTCGGTAGAGGTGTAATTTCGACCCAATATGCGTGGGCTTTTGAACAGGCAGGGCATACAGTTGAGTTTTACGTCAGAAAGGGGAGAAAAGAAACCTTCGGAAGCAGTATAGAGCTTGAAATGTGGGACGCACGAAGAGGGAAAAAGATCATAAAAGAAAGCTGGAACGTCAAACTGCATGAGGAGATCCTTCCAAATTATGATCTCATTATTGTGAGCGTCAACACGGAACAACTTCCGGAAGCAGCACAATTCCTATCGACTGCTGCAGGAAACACCCCTGTCCTCATATTCAATAACGTTTGGCAGGATTTGAAATCATCGATCGCACCATTGTCAATGAACAATGTTGTCTTTGGCTTCCCCGGAGCAGGAGGCGGCATAGCGGACAATAGGCTTCGAGGTGGCTTTTTGAAAATGCTATTTCTTGAAAAACCACGGGCAGGCACTGAGCATATTAACCAATTGGTCAAAGAAGGTTTTGAAAGTGCCCATTTTAAAATTAATTGGGTAAAGGATATGCAAAACTGGCTATGGAACCACTTTGCCATGAATGCAGCTATGGAAACCGAGGTATTAAAACAGGGAAGTTTTTCAGCACTCCTGAATCATAGGACCTTATTTGCAAATGTTGGGTTAAATATGAGAGAAATGATCCCTGTACTTAAAGCAAGAGGTGCAAAGCTTGATGCCATTTCTCTCATGTTGACTAAAATTCCACCGGTACTTCTCGGCATACTTTTTAACAAGGTTATTTTTGCAAAAGGCAGCTTACCGCGACTTTTTGTGGAATACAACAATAGTAAAGCAGGTTTTGCGGTACTTGAAGTTGTGAGAGAAGCAAAAAAGGCAGGCATACCTTTGCCACGTCTTACGATGGCATTTAAAAATACTGAATATGCAAAAGAAATATAA
- a CDS encoding TetR/AcrR family transcriptional regulator: MKKQPEITDKTRQAFISVFCDLYSQKPIEKISIQEIANKSGYNRSTFYQYFTDIYELLDYVEESILKSIKEEMASRELSTHNFQDALQCLENTEEISVLKALLGDYGSVHFLERLKREIPFERLIVDLPTNDILTPYLIEFYISTLMSMFRLWIRNGKDLSSEELVKLIDSLFANGITPFHIFGTVNPQRPDSNKMIE, translated from the coding sequence ATGAAAAAGCAACCTGAAATTACGGACAAAACAAGGCAAGCATTTATAAGTGTTTTCTGTGATTTATATAGCCAAAAACCAATTGAAAAAATATCTATTCAAGAGATTGCTAACAAGTCAGGATATAATCGCAGTACATTTTATCAATACTTTACAGATATCTATGAGTTGTTGGACTATGTGGAAGAGAGTATTTTGAAATCCATTAAGGAGGAAATGGCAAGCAGGGAGCTTTCTACGCATAATTTCCAAGATGCCCTTCAATGCTTGGAAAATACAGAAGAAATTTCAGTCCTAAAAGCCCTCTTAGGTGACTATGGTTCTGTTCATTTTCTTGAACGTCTGAAAAGAGAAATTCCCTTTGAGAGATTGATTGTGGACCTTCCAACAAATGATATCTTAACGCCATACCTGATTGAGTTTTACATATCAACATTAATGTCTATGTTTCGCCTTTGGATACGCAACGGCAAAGATTTATCGTCGGAAGAATTGGTCAAGCTGATAGATAGCCTATTCGCAAATGGGATAACACCGTTTCATATCTTTGGCACGGTCAATCCGCAGCGCCCTGATTCGAATAAAATGATAGAATAA
- a CDS encoding BREX system ATP-binding domain-containing protein, which translates to MILTEAIHLKEMMNGDPMDVASFLRIAIGLTESVHRAHKQNELFGNLNPANLQIQLDMKSAILTDPLLMDYTYMSPEQTGRINHMLDGRSDLYALGMIFYEMLSGSLPFHAQSLEEWIHVHLAVVPKPLREWRSDVAGSLEAVIMKLLSKNPEERYQSAYGLLSDLKQCALSMEEKGEVIFFEIAQADEASRFRLPQTLFGREREERALRDAFEQAKAGASSFVFVSGSAGSGKTVLVRALQMLVIRDGGRFISGKCDMMNRDIPFSSLLEALRSLIRQIWSESPDRVAKLKKQLTKALGQGAAVIVQLLPEAAELFDVIPAIEPLHPAEAAIRFNRLVPIFIKVFVDKQHPLVIFLDDLQWADPATIDVLRTIVHDQARPGLLVISAFREEFTLGWQKHEENKVDAAVWMAESLSLHDELQLSVHHIHLEALSYIEVRQFVSDVLDENSARIRSLAEVLYHRTGGNPLYLNRLLDNLYRENKLYYDEVEASWVWEPSVITEIPENPDIVHLIEARIRMLSPEKIELLAIGAAIGHRFCPLTISLVSGYPLLHVRRLLHVIEEEGLICRENDSDESDGVERYYRFLHDRIQQAAYMTMSESNQASLHLTIGRVIRDHLLSESVFTIFDRVHHLNLGSEKIVDDAEKRELAAFNYQAGIKSKATTAFTAALHFYEIALRLSGGDWKNTASLDYRIMLEISECEYMCGYTERAEELLANLMSCTTNVVERSHIYLIRIAMYSYLKKDETAVHIGQQALAELGWHLPSKPSKALVIKEILMTQSVLFNKGSEVPHLPINRDPRYKALSDLVMAISLPVYVLSLEQSAVLFSRFVRYGLKHGSNEAFSFMLASYGMVIYKMSGFRTGPQYVDQAFHLAASFDSADLRSRLYYLKGLVGIVTPDEGIKQFEKSIQYGMESANLTYVSIAMMTTITNYTGDLYSLSARIKVYEETSQQLVDGVTRNIFRRANWYIAQMQDGAGESDQYVTPLLNEPNKDFLNNEVYYTCTCNIEIAYLFGRYREALEWVERGERNTFLQTRPHVRKQRMYHSLTLAAMYSEASPNEQKRIRIKLRKHLRSMRRWSGYSGKDSSTYLLLSAERYRMEGNRVAAAQLYEEAIRAARQAGEGLMAAISCERASVFYRQMESVNGAEALIADACDAYSRWGATAKARQLRETNEGLRTAAIDRIGEDKAVTEEPRANEIKSESTSWLTADNRQYKQQQEWMNSLDHCHTMAQFLELAIRYSGAEKGFIVGSEGETYVVEKEVSLSDSSGASYGESIIRYVLKTGESVVLANASHSSYSADPSIHRNQSQSVLCMPVLFTGGLTPFALYLENSLIAGVFTQEIRVMLEQMIARMMYVKSLDEARSQSYSPIVPTDDPSSTSAKASQLLFESLTNRETEILYALTDGLTNKEIAYRFGLTEGTVKGYIHNVYGKLGVKRRSQAIARAKELELIN; encoded by the coding sequence ATGATACTTACAGAAGCTATTCATTTGAAGGAAATGATGAACGGAGATCCAATGGACGTCGCTTCCTTCTTACGTATAGCTATAGGACTAACTGAGTCGGTACATCGGGCTCATAAGCAAAATGAATTATTTGGAAATTTAAATCCGGCGAATCTTCAAATTCAATTGGATATGAAATCAGCTATTCTCACAGATCCGCTACTCATGGATTACACCTATATGTCTCCTGAACAAACGGGCAGAATCAATCATATGCTAGATGGGCGCAGCGATTTGTATGCCCTGGGTATGATCTTTTATGAGATGCTGTCAGGCAGTCTGCCGTTTCATGCACAAAGTTTAGAAGAATGGATACATGTGCACCTTGCTGTTGTACCGAAGCCTCTGCGCGAATGGCGTTCCGATGTGGCTGGCTCGCTTGAGGCTGTTATTATGAAGCTGTTGTCGAAGAATCCGGAAGAGCGCTATCAGAGTGCTTATGGTTTATTAAGTGATTTGAAGCAGTGTGCCTTATCGATGGAGGAAAAGGGAGAAGTCATATTTTTCGAAATCGCTCAGGCAGATGAGGCAAGCCGATTTCGGCTTCCTCAGACCCTCTTTGGTCGTGAAAGGGAAGAAAGAGCTCTCCGAGATGCTTTCGAACAGGCAAAAGCTGGTGCATCTTCGTTCGTTTTCGTCAGCGGAAGTGCAGGCAGTGGCAAAACGGTGCTCGTCCGAGCGCTTCAGATGTTAGTTATAAGGGATGGAGGTCGGTTCATTAGTGGCAAATGCGATATGATGAATCGCGACATTCCGTTCTCTTCATTGCTGGAAGCTTTGCGAAGCCTAATCCGACAAATATGGAGCGAATCGCCGGATAGAGTAGCGAAACTGAAGAAACAATTAACAAAGGCTTTAGGCCAGGGAGCAGCTGTTATTGTACAGCTGTTACCAGAAGCTGCAGAGCTGTTCGATGTCATTCCAGCGATAGAGCCGCTGCATCCTGCTGAGGCTGCTATTCGCTTTAACCGCTTAGTACCTATATTCATAAAAGTTTTTGTAGATAAGCAGCATCCCTTAGTCATATTCTTGGATGATCTTCAATGGGCAGATCCTGCTACAATAGATGTTCTTCGTACAATTGTACACGATCAGGCACGGCCTGGCTTACTAGTAATCAGTGCGTTTCGGGAGGAATTCACTTTAGGATGGCAAAAACATGAAGAGAATAAAGTGGATGCAGCTGTATGGATGGCGGAGTCGCTTTCCTTGCATGATGAATTGCAATTATCTGTACATCATATCCATCTCGAGGCTCTGTCCTACATTGAAGTGAGACAATTCGTGTCGGATGTTCTTGATGAGAACTCCGCCCGTATTCGCTCGCTTGCGGAGGTGTTATACCACCGAACAGGCGGCAATCCACTATACCTGAATCGTTTACTGGACAATCTGTATCGAGAGAATAAGCTTTATTATGATGAAGTAGAGGCCTCATGGGTCTGGGAACCATCTGTCATCACGGAAATTCCTGAGAATCCTGACATTGTACATTTGATTGAGGCTCGTATTCGTATGCTATCCCCCGAAAAGATCGAGCTGTTAGCCATAGGGGCAGCTATCGGACATCGTTTCTGTCCACTCACGATCTCTTTAGTAAGTGGATATCCCCTGCTGCATGTACGCAGACTTCTGCATGTCATAGAGGAAGAGGGGCTAATCTGCCGAGAAAATGACAGTGATGAGTCAGACGGTGTTGAACGTTATTATAGATTCTTGCACGACCGTATTCAACAGGCGGCTTATATGACAATGTCTGAATCGAACCAAGCGAGCTTACATCTGACCATTGGCCGTGTCATACGCGATCATTTATTAAGTGAGAGTGTATTTACTATATTTGATAGGGTGCATCACTTGAATCTGGGCAGCGAGAAGATAGTGGATGATGCGGAGAAGAGAGAGCTTGCCGCATTTAACTATCAGGCGGGTATAAAGTCTAAGGCAACAACAGCATTTACGGCTGCGCTCCATTTTTATGAGATCGCTTTACGTCTGTCTGGCGGTGACTGGAAGAATACAGCGTCCCTTGATTACCGTATCATGCTGGAGATATCCGAATGTGAATATATGTGTGGTTATACAGAGCGTGCGGAGGAGCTACTTGCAAACTTAATGTCTTGCACAACAAACGTGGTTGAACGTTCTCATATCTATTTAATACGTATTGCCATGTATTCGTATTTGAAGAAGGATGAAACGGCTGTCCATATTGGGCAGCAGGCGCTAGCAGAATTGGGCTGGCATTTACCAAGCAAGCCTTCCAAAGCATTAGTTATAAAGGAAATATTAATGACACAGAGCGTATTGTTCAATAAGGGCAGCGAGGTTCCTCATTTACCGATTAATCGTGACCCTCGCTATAAAGCATTGTCAGACCTGGTCATGGCGATTTCGCTCCCTGTCTATGTACTAAGTCTAGAGCAGTCAGCTGTGTTATTCTCAAGATTTGTTCGGTATGGTCTAAAGCATGGAAGCAATGAGGCTTTCTCCTTTATGCTTGCCAGCTACGGGATGGTTATTTATAAAATGTCAGGTTTCCGTACGGGGCCTCAATATGTAGATCAGGCATTCCATCTAGCAGCTTCCTTTGACAGCGCAGACCTGCGAAGCCGATTATATTATCTGAAAGGTCTTGTCGGAATTGTTACTCCGGATGAAGGGATTAAGCAGTTTGAGAAATCGATCCAATATGGGATGGAATCGGCTAATCTAACCTATGTTAGTATTGCGATGATGACGACTATAACAAACTACACCGGCGATTTGTATTCATTATCTGCACGGATAAAAGTGTATGAAGAGACTTCACAGCAGCTTGTGGACGGTGTCACACGTAATATTTTTCGTAGGGCGAATTGGTACATCGCACAAATGCAAGATGGGGCTGGAGAAAGCGATCAATACGTTACGCCCTTACTGAATGAGCCAAACAAGGATTTTTTGAATAACGAGGTCTATTACACATGCACCTGTAACATAGAGATTGCTTATCTCTTCGGGCGGTACCGGGAAGCCCTTGAATGGGTTGAAAGAGGTGAGAGAAATACTTTCCTCCAAACTCGGCCGCATGTTCGTAAACAGAGGATGTACCATTCATTAACGCTTGCTGCTATGTATTCGGAAGCGTCGCCAAATGAGCAGAAGAGGATACGGATTAAGTTGCGTAAGCACTTGCGTTCCATGAGGCGATGGTCTGGCTATAGCGGCAAGGATTCGTCTACTTATTTGCTTTTATCAGCTGAACGCTATCGGATGGAGGGCAATAGAGTTGCTGCTGCACAATTATACGAGGAAGCCATTCGGGCAGCCCGCCAGGCGGGAGAGGGGCTAATGGCGGCTATTTCTTGTGAACGGGCCTCTGTATTCTATAGGCAGATGGAGAGTGTGAACGGTGCGGAGGCTCTTATTGCCGATGCATGTGACGCTTATTCAAGATGGGGTGCTACTGCCAAAGCAAGGCAGCTGAGAGAAACAAATGAAGGGTTAAGAACAGCTGCGATTGATAGGATAGGGGAAGACAAGGCAGTTACAGAGGAGCCTAGAGCAAACGAAATCAAGTCTGAATCCACTTCTTGGCTTACTGCGGACAATAGGCAATACAAACAGCAGCAAGAATGGATGAATTCACTAGACCATTGTCATACAATGGCCCAATTTTTGGAGCTTGCAATCCGCTATTCTGGTGCGGAAAAGGGATTTATTGTGGGTAGCGAGGGAGAGACCTACGTCGTTGAAAAGGAAGTCTCATTGAGCGATAGCAGCGGAGCTTCGTATGGTGAGTCTATTATCCGTTATGTACTAAAAACAGGCGAATCGGTGGTACTTGCTAATGCTTCGCACAGCTCTTATTCCGCTGATCCCTCTATTCATAGAAACCAGTCCCAATCCGTACTGTGTATGCCTGTTCTTTTCACAGGAGGACTAACGCCATTCGCACTTTACTTGGAGAACAGTCTCATAGCCGGCGTTTTCACTCAAGAAATACGGGTCATGCTGGAGCAAATGATTGCCCGAATGATGTATGTGAAATCATTAGATGAAGCTCGCAGCCAAAGTTATTCACCAATCGTTCCAACAGATGATCCGTCATCAACTTCTGCGAAAGCTTCACAGCTGTTATTCGAATCACTTACAAATCGTGAAACAGAGATCCTGTACGCGCTGACAGATGGATTGACGAATAAGGAAATTGCCTATCGATTCGGATTAACAGAAGGGACAGTCAAAGGCTATATTCATAACGTATACGGAAAACTGGGAGTTAAAAGAAGGAGTCAGGCAATCGCCCGTGCAAAGGAGTTGGAACTCATAAATTAG
- a CDS encoding S-layer homology domain-containing protein has product MSTRFRASKKVTSIILAMLIVLGGWNGLFVRGNQVSAASGVEFAGGTGTSNEPYLIETAAELDEVRNHLGSGIYFELIADIDLSGFAGGEGWAPIGNPFRGSFNGKGYKITNLTINRPQSNRVGLFGETSALSSIVNIGLEDIDVVGNANVGGLVGSSFGAIRGSFTTGKISGGSSVGGLVGFASGSISSSYSNASVNAAHRNAGGLTGINQWETHNSYATGKVGAESSPTGGLAGALNPGASVSNSFYDSDTTGQSDTGKGTGKTTLEMKTLSTYVNWPGFNDYWGIDPDVNEGYPYLKAFYRFVNYDGNGNMGGSVPIDNNVYSNDAMVTVSGDIDPSDPLVKTDYVFVGWNTLADGSGTSYVSEDTFSITKNTTLYAHWLSTKATLTSGFGTVSTGGTATETITSIPGDVTLDELKAAITPATNATFEIYEADGTTVATTLASGNKVIVTAQDGATKITYTVTMNAIDVIATAAISGVPAPVAGEVPVRETTTDEYTASIAWSPEAAPRFAEGETYTATLTITPKRGHVLTGVPSDFFTLAGATIVTNSADSGVVTATFPATGTVFAGGSGTTEDPYLIATAAELNQVRYFLNASFKLTADIDLSGYAAGEGWMPIGNWDYGNGFAGNFDGSGYTIANLKISRTYSYDPLGLFGFIYHGTVSNVILENIDVSSGEVVGGLAGVNSGTITNSGVITGSVSGYFAGGLVGSNESSITNSFFAGSLSGAATYAGGLVGVNYSTIRNSFATGSISGQHRTAGGLVGGNEGSISDSYFNGSVNGKNSAGGLVGGNWSPIVNSYATGAVTGDGSLGGLVGNNSGANNSFFDSETTGQTSSGTGGGTGLTTAAMMLQSSYEGWDFEQTWAIDSSLNEGYPYLQSSQLHHVAYNGNGETDGDLPSAETAYLRGTTVSVIGNIGNLVKTGYTFAGWNTRADGTGKSYSAADSFTITASKTLFARWINTTATLTSTIGSVSTGGTLHETITNIPSTTTLEALKAAITPAAGATVKVYEADGTTAASTLATGYKVIVTAQDGVTQVTYTVTLVKTVATLTSTIGTVSATGTGNETITAIPSCTTLAALKAAITPAADATFEVYQADGITVATVLATGNKVIVTAEDGVTQVTYTVTVNEATAPPNNGSNSGSVVPAPAKVTSKDGNLTLPIGSIGEVSLEERFTITVPTGAVNQELKLTITKWLDTKNVLVHKEVLASSVYEVLKNIPGNFIQPVTLTFAFDASNVKSGQGVAIFYFDEGKKEWVEVKGSKTIGNVVSVEVNHFTKFAVLVVDQSTGLPVSEGTTPAELSDIAGHWAEASIKQAVKDGVVNGYVDGTFKPGKTVTRAEFTVMLMKALNAQEEGAELTFTDKADIGAWAQAAVAQAVRAGIISGYKDGTFQPNANITRAEMATMIGKAFELPLDPNAVTSFSDDQLIPVWAKSAVAALKERGVVKGTGANTFNPRAQTTRAEAVVMLLNMLNLESEKSSQ; this is encoded by the coding sequence ATGAGTACAAGATTTCGAGCAAGTAAGAAAGTAACGTCTATCATCTTAGCGATGTTGATAGTACTAGGCGGATGGAACGGGCTGTTCGTTAGAGGGAATCAGGTATCTGCTGCGTCAGGTGTAGAATTTGCAGGAGGAACGGGTACGAGCAATGAGCCTTATCTCATTGAAACGGCTGCTGAGCTCGATGAGGTCAGAAATCATTTGGGATCCGGGATATATTTTGAGCTGATCGCGGATATCGATTTAAGCGGTTTTGCGGGAGGAGAAGGCTGGGCGCCGATTGGCAATCCATTTAGAGGGAGCTTTAACGGCAAAGGGTATAAAATTACTAATCTTACGATTAATCGACCACAAAGTAATCGTGTTGGGCTTTTCGGAGAAACCTCTGCTTTAAGTTCAATTGTTAATATCGGGCTGGAAGATATCGATGTTGTGGGTAATGCTAATGTAGGAGGCTTGGTTGGGTCCAGCTTTGGAGCAATCAGGGGAAGCTTCACGACCGGCAAGATAAGCGGAGGTTCATCTGTAGGAGGCTTGGTAGGGTTCGCTTCTGGATCAATCAGCAGTAGCTACAGCAATGCGAGTGTGAATGCGGCGCATAGAAACGCAGGCGGCTTGACAGGGATTAATCAATGGGAGACCCACAATAGTTACGCCACAGGAAAGGTAGGGGCTGAAAGCTCTCCTACAGGAGGCTTGGCCGGTGCTTTGAATCCAGGAGCATCAGTCTCCAATAGCTTCTACGACAGCGACACGACGGGGCAAAGTGATACGGGGAAAGGAACAGGTAAAACAACTTTAGAGATGAAGACGCTAAGTACGTATGTAAATTGGCCGGGCTTTAACGATTATTGGGGAATCGATCCGGATGTGAATGAAGGCTATCCCTATTTGAAAGCTTTCTACCGTTTTGTGAACTACGACGGTAACGGTAACATGGGAGGAAGCGTGCCGATTGACAACAACGTATATTCTAATGATGCAATGGTTACCGTGAGTGGAGATATAGATCCTTCAGATCCTTTAGTCAAAACCGACTATGTCTTCGTGGGATGGAATACGTTAGCGGACGGCAGCGGTACCAGCTATGTGTCAGAAGACACATTTTCGATAACCAAGAATACAACCCTGTATGCGCATTGGCTGAGCACCAAAGCTACTTTGACATCCGGGTTTGGAACGGTGAGCACGGGCGGGACAGCGACGGAGACCATTACGAGCATTCCGGGCGATGTGACGTTAGACGAGTTGAAGGCAGCGATCACGCCGGCAACGAATGCTACGTTCGAGATTTATGAGGCTGATGGAACCACGGTAGCGACGACGTTGGCATCGGGCAATAAGGTCATTGTTACGGCTCAGGATGGAGCAACGAAGATTACGTATACGGTGACGATGAATGCTATAGATGTCATTGCGACTGCAGCGATTAGCGGGGTACCTGCGCCAGTCGCGGGCGAAGTGCCAGTTCGGGAGACAACTACAGATGAATATACCGCATCAATCGCTTGGTCTCCTGAGGCTGCTCCCCGATTTGCAGAGGGAGAGACCTACACGGCAACTCTGACGATCACGCCCAAGAGGGGGCATGTGTTGACGGGAGTGCCTTCGGATTTCTTCACGTTAGCGGGGGCAACAATCGTAACGAATTCAGCCGATTCCGGAGTGGTAACAGCGACATTCCCGGCAACGGGTACGGTATTTGCCGGTGGTTCGGGAACTACAGAGGATCCTTATCTCATTGCAACCGCGGCCGAGCTTAATCAGGTCAGGTATTTCTTAAACGCGAGTTTTAAGCTGACAGCGGATATTGATTTGAGCGGCTATGCGGCTGGCGAAGGCTGGATGCCAATTGGTAATTGGGATTATGGTAATGGATTTGCAGGAAACTTCGACGGCAGCGGTTATACGATTGCGAATTTAAAGATTAGTAGGACTTATTCTTACGATCCTCTAGGGCTATTCGGATTTATATACCATGGGACGGTCAGCAATGTCATTCTGGAAAATATCGATGTAAGCAGTGGAGAGGTTGTTGGTGGACTAGCTGGAGTGAACAGCGGAACGATCACGAACAGTGGAGTCATCACAGGAAGCGTCAGCGGGTACTTTGCAGGCGGATTGGTAGGCTCTAATGAAAGCAGCATTACCAATAGCTTCTTTGCGGGAAGTCTGAGCGGAGCGGCGACATATGCTGGCGGATTGGTCGGCGTGAACTATAGCACGATTAGAAATAGCTTTGCTACCGGAAGCATTAGCGGTCAACATCGGACAGCAGGCGGATTGGTAGGAGGCAATGAAGGATCTATCTCTGACAGCTACTTCAATGGAAGCGTGAATGGGAAGAATTCCGCAGGCGGATTAGTTGGCGGAAACTGGTCTCCTATCGTCAACAGCTATGCAACGGGTGCCGTAACAGGTGACGGAAGCTTAGGTGGCTTAGTAGGAAACAATAGTGGGGCTAACAATAGCTTTTTCGATAGCGAAACAACAGGACAAACGAGTTCGGGGACAGGTGGCGGTACGGGGCTAACGACAGCGGCGATGATGCTGCAAAGCAGCTATGAAGGTTGGGATTTCGAGCAAACATGGGCAATCGATTCCTCGCTTAACGAGGGATATCCTTACTTGCAGAGCTCTCAGCTCCATCATGTCGCCTATAACGGAAACGGTGAAACCGATGGAGACTTGCCGAGTGCCGAAACCGCGTATTTGCGGGGAACAACGGTTAGCGTTATCGGAAACATCGGCAATTTGGTCAAGACAGGTTACACGTTCGCGGGATGGAATACGCGAGCGGATGGAACCGGCAAGAGCTACTCGGCGGCAGACAGCTTTACAATTACGGCGAGTAAGACGTTATTTGCTAGATGGATTAATACCACCGCAACGTTAACCTCTACAATCGGATCGGTTAGCACGGGCGGGACATTGCACGAGACGATTACGAATATTCCGAGCACAACGACGTTAGAGGCGCTAAAGGCAGCGATTACGCCAGCAGCGGGTGCGACGGTTAAGGTCTACGAAGCAGATGGGACAACAGCAGCATCAACTTTGGCAACAGGCTATAAGGTCATCGTTACAGCACAGGATGGAGTCACACAGGTTACGTATACGGTAACGTTAGTGAAAACGGTGGCGACGCTAACTTCGACAATCGGCACCGTAAGTGCAACGGGCACAGGAAATGAAACGATAACAGCCATTCCATCCTGTACAACTTTGGCAGCGCTGAAAGCAGCAATCACGCCAGCAGCGGATGCGACGTTTGAAGTGTACCAAGCAGACGGAATAACGGTAGCTACAGTATTAGCGACAGGTAATAAAGTCATCGTCACTGCTGAGGATGGCGTAACGCAGGTTACGTATACGGTGACGGTAAATGAAGCAACTGCTCCACCCAATAATGGAAGCAATAGCGGAAGTGTTGTTCCAGCTCCAGCTAAAGTGACGTCAAAAGACGGGAACCTAACGCTTCCAATAGGATCAATTGGCGAGGTAAGCTTAGAAGAGCGGTTCACGATTACCGTTCCTACAGGCGCAGTCAATCAGGAACTGAAATTAACGATTACGAAATGGCTAGATACGAAAAATGTGTTAGTCCATAAAGAGGTTCTTGCAAGCTCGGTATATGAAGTATTGAAAAACATTCCAGGTAATTTCATCCAGCCTGTAACGCTCACCTTTGCTTTCGATGCGAGCAATGTGAAGAGCGGCCAAGGGGTTGCGATCTTCTATTTCGATGAAGGGAAGAAAGAATGGGTAGAAGTGAAAGGCAGCAAGACAATCGGAAATGTGGTTTCAGTAGAGGTTAATCACTTTACGAAATTTGCGGTTCTTGTTGTAGACCAATCGACAGGGCTTCCCGTATCAGAGGGAACAACGCCTGCTGAACTTAGTGATATCGCAGGACACTGGGCTGAAGCAAGTATCAAGCAAGCAGTAAAAGATGGTGTTGTTAATGGCTATGTGGACGGAACGTTTAAGCCAGGTAAAACGGTAACCCGTGCAGAATTCACAGTTATGCTGATGAAAGCATTGAACGCTCAGGAAGAAGGAGCGGAGCTGACCTTCACAGATAAAGCGGATATTGGGGCTTGGGCACAGGCTGCGGTAGCACAAGCTGTGCGAGCTGGCATTATTAGCGGTTATAAGGATGGTACCTTCCAGCCGAATGCAAATATCACGCGCGCAGAGATGGCAACGATGATTGGGAAGGCATTTGAGCTGCCACTGGACCCGAATGCAGTCACCTCTTTCTCAGATGATCAATTGATTCCGGTCTGGGCAAAAAGCGCAGTAGCCGCTCTGAAAGAACGCGGCGTAGTGAAAGGAACAGGGGCGAACACGTTTAATCCCCGTGCACAAACAACAAGAGCTGAAGCGGTTGTTATGCTTTTGAATATGTTGAATCTAGAAAGTGAAAAAAGCAGTCAATAA
- a CDS encoding response regulator transcription factor produces the protein MKDTYKIMIVDDDPHICEIVQVYCEREGFTSAYSHNGTEAMELLASFEPDLIVLDVLLANENGIDWCRNARSYTDAPIVFLSSREEDEVKISALSDGGDDYVTKPFSPGVLMAKIKAHLRRVSKGRREQQLELPGLTLDFYAQSVNLGSEPIFLSKKEFNLLSYMAQNVNRVVSADALFQLIWGMESLEDTRTVAVHISNLRKKIEADPVNPERIITIRGAGYMLVASKR, from the coding sequence ATGAAGGATACGTACAAAATTATGATCGTCGATGATGATCCCCATATTTGCGAAATAGTTCAGGTGTATTGTGAGAGAGAGGGCTTCACATCCGCCTACAGTCATAACGGGACAGAAGCTATGGAGCTGCTTGCGTCTTTCGAGCCGGATTTGATTGTACTGGATGTACTACTAGCTAATGAAAATGGCATTGATTGGTGCAGAAACGCCCGTAGCTACACGGATGCACCGATCGTATTTCTGAGCAGTCGTGAGGAAGACGAGGTGAAAATCAGCGCATTATCCGATGGGGGCGACGATTATGTGACCAAGCCGTTTAGCCCAGGCGTACTCATGGCCAAAATCAAGGCTCACCTTCGCAGAGTATCGAAGGGCAGAAGGGAACAACAGCTGGAGCTACCGGGTTTGACGCTCGATTTCTACGCACAGTCCGTCAACCTGGGTAGTGAACCCATCTTTTTATCAAAAAAAGAGTTCAATCTACTGTCCTATATGGCACAAAACGTGAATCGTGTCGTCAGTGCCGATGCATTGTTTCAGCTCATCTGGGGAATGGAGAGCCTGGAGGATACGAGAACGGTCGCTGTACACATCAGTAATTTACGCAAAAAAATCGAGGCTGATCCTGTCAATCCTGAGAGAATCATTACAATTCGCGGGGCCGGATATATGCTGGTTGCCAGTAAGCGTTAA